A window of the Henckelia pumila isolate YLH828 chromosome 3, ASM3356847v2, whole genome shotgun sequence genome harbors these coding sequences:
- the LOC140889175 gene encoding uncharacterized protein: MEQMMKNFISSIETRMHNQGASIKHLENQSGLLAKAMASRDPGALPSDTEKNPKEQVKAIELRSGKKVETEQQEPQKTEVITVPEKAVVKSSNSTPPPTSQSNFVIPPPFPASFKKAKLDAQFAKFLEIFKKLNINIPFANALMQMPSYAKFLKLGLGEPKPTRMSLQLADRSIKYPRGIIEDVLVKVDKFIFPVDFVVLDMEEVLDMPLILGRLFLETGKALIYVQKTVLLLRVGEEKISFDVFNALKCS; encoded by the exons ATGGAGCAGATGATGAAAAATTTCATATCATCCATTGAGACCAGAATGCATAATCAGGGTGCTTCAATAAAACATTTAGAGAATCAAAGTGGATTGTTGGCTAAAGCGATGGCTAGTAGAGATCCTGGTGCATTACCAAGTGACACTGAAAAGAACCCAAAAGAGCAGGTGAAAGCAATCGAATTGAGAAGTGGGAAGAAAGTGGAGACTGAGCAGCAGGAACCACAAAAGACAGAGGTCATCACTGTACCGGAAAAAGCAGTAGTTAAGTCTTCAAATTCTACACCTCCACCCACATCACAGTCAAATTTTGTTATTCCACCACCTTTCCCTGCATCTTTTAAGAAGGCCAAGTTAGATGCTCAGTTtgccaaattcttggagatattcaagaaattgaatatCAACATTCCATTCGCCAACGCATTGATGCAAATGCCTAGCTATGCTAAGTTTTT GAAACTGGGTTTGGGGGAGCCAAAACCCACCAGGATGTCGTTGCAGTTGGCTGACAGGTCTATCAAATATCCAAGAGGGATAATAGAGGATGTACTGGTGAAAGTagacaaattcatcttcccgGTGGATTTTgtagtgcttgatatggaagaagtTTTGGATATGCCACTTATTCTGGGAAGACTTTTCCTGGAAACAGGAAAAGCACTCATATATGTCCAAAAGACAGTATTACTACTGAGAGTTGGAGAAGAGAAAATttcttttgatgtttttaatgcacTCAAATGTTCATAA